The genomic DNA TGTGCTTATGGTCTATCCGGAAGCCACCACTACCAATGGCGTCACCAGCTACAATGTGCAACTCACTGTAGACAACCGGGAAGGTCTCCTCAAACCGGGCATGACTACCAGCGCCACCATCACGACGGGAACCCGCCAGAATGTCATCTTCGTTCCTGCCCAGGCGCTGAAAGAGCAAAACGGCGTCACCGGCGTCTATGTCGCACCCGACAGTGTTGCAGGCGCGCAAGGGACGAAGAGCGAAGGAACGGCCCAACCGGAGCAGGCGGCTCAAACTGCGCCGTCGGGAAACGCCGCCGGCGCCACAAACGCCCGCACAGCGAAAAGCGCGGCGCCGGTCTTCCGTCCTGTCGTCACGGGCCTCTTTTCCACCGACCGTGTTGAGATCGTCTCCGGCCTCAGCGAAGGTGAGCGTTACACCCTCTCCATCGCATCGACCGAGAAAAAAGCATCGACCAGCCCCTTTAACTTCGGCGCGCCGAAGGCCGGCGCTGGCGCCGTCAAAACCGGGGGAGGGAAGTAACCATGAACCCGGTCATCTCACTCCAGGACATTGAAAAACACTACCGGATCGGCGACCAGGAGATCCGGGCATTGCGCGGTGTCAGCCTGGAGATCCATGAGGGTGAGTTTGTCGCCATCATGGGCCCCTCCGGCTCAGGCAAATCGACGATGATGAATGTCATCGGCTGCCTGGACAAGCCGTCACAAGGGGAATACTACCTGGACGGTCAAGCGGTCTCCAAGGCCTCTGACGACGAGTTGGCCCACATCCGCAACCACAAGATCGGCTTTATCTTCCAGAGCTTCAACCTGCTGGCCCGTACGGAAGCCGTGGAGAATGTGGAACTGCCCATGCTCTACGCCGGCGTCAACGCCAAAGAGCGGCGCCGGCGGGCGCTGGCTGCGTTGGAAGCGGTTGGCCTCGCCAACCGGATTCACAACAAACCGAACGAACTCTCGGGCGGTCAGCAACAGCGGGTCTCCATCGCCCGCGCCCTCGCCAACGACCCGGTCATCCTGTTGGCCGACGAGCCGACGGGCGCCTTGGATTCCAAGACAACCACCGAGATCCTGAGCATCTTTCAGCAACTGAATGACGCCGGCAAAACGATCATCGTCGTCACCCACGAGGTGGAAGTGGCTGAACATGCCAAGCGGGTTGTTCGGTTCCTTGACGGACAGATCATTGAAGACAGCCCTGTCGTCCAACGGCGATTGGCCAGCGGCGGGGAGGTGGCCTAGCGTGAATATCAGCGAGACGCTTCGCCTGGCTTTTCGCAGTGTCAAGGTCAACAAAATGCGCTCTTTCTTGACAGCGCTGGGGATCATCATCGGCGTTTCTGCTGTGATCACCCTCGTCGCCATTGGTCAAGGCGCATCGAGCAGCATTACTGATCAGATCCAGGGCCTTGGCAGCAACCTCTTGATCGTCACTCCCGGCCAAGCCTCCCAGGGCGGCGTTCGCATGGGCGCCGGCACCTTGAACACCCTGACGCCGGAGGATGTCAACGCCATCGCCAAGGTCCGCACCGTGTCCGCCGTCGCCCCGAGCGTGACCAAACAGGCGCAACTGGTCTACCGCAACCAGAACATGGCCGCCTCGGTAGAGGGAACCAGCGCCGACTACCCCCGCGTCCGCACCATTGATCTCCAGGCGGGACGATTTTTCAACAAATACGAAGCCCAGGGGCAGGCCAATGTGGCCATCGTCGGCGCGAACGTGGTGGAAAACCTTTTCGGAGATCACAGTGCCAACGTGATCGGCCAGAAAATCGAGATCAAGCAGATTCCCTTCACCATCGTCGGCGTCCTGGCGAGCCAGGGCGGCGCCGGTATGACCAACAACGACGACAAGGTCTTCGTCCCCGTGACGACGGCCATGAACCGTCTCTTCGGACTGACCAAGGTCAACACCATCTATGTGTCCGCTCAATCGACCGATGCCATCGACCAGGCCCAGGCCGATGTGACCTCAACCCTGCGCATCCAGCACAACCTCTCGGCCAAAGAGGACAACGATTTCTCCATCACCTCTCAGGCGCAGATCCTCAACACCGCCCAGGGGATCACCGGCATCATGACCTCCCTGCTGGCCGGCATCGCCGCCATCTCCCTGATCGTCGGCGGCATCGGCATCATGAACATCATGCTCGTGTCAGTGACAGAACGCACCCGTGAGATCGGCATCCGCAAAGCCATCGGCGCTACCCGCGGCGTCATCCTCCGCCAGTTTCTCATCGAGTCCATCGTCCTCAGCCTCGCCGGCGGCATCATCGGCATCCTCATCGGCGTCGGCGGTTCCCAATTGATCGGCAGTATCACCGCCCTGACGACCAAAGTAACCCTCACGCCGGTGCTTTTTTCCTTCTTTTTCTCCATGCTCGTCGGTGTCGTCTTTGGCGTGTACCCGGCCCGGAAGGCGGCGAGTCTGAATCCGATCGATGCATTGCGGTATGAGTAGGGAAGACTTTACGTAACCATATGCCCTGTTCTCAATATGAGGGCAGGGCATTCAAACATTTAAAAGAGGTATCGATAGTGTAGATTTTGGTTGAAAAGCATTGATAGATAATTTATGATATTGTCATAACATTCACAAATGCGTTTACTTAGGCAGAAATTTTCGCGGTTTCTTTTGCGGTGA from Heliomicrobium gestii includes the following:
- a CDS encoding ABC transporter ATP-binding protein translates to MNPVISLQDIEKHYRIGDQEIRALRGVSLEIHEGEFVAIMGPSGSGKSTMMNVIGCLDKPSQGEYYLDGQAVSKASDDELAHIRNHKIGFIFQSFNLLARTEAVENVELPMLYAGVNAKERRRRALAALEAVGLANRIHNKPNELSGGQQQRVSIARALANDPVILLADEPTGALDSKTTTEILSIFQQLNDAGKTIIVVTHEVEVAEHAKRVVRFLDGQIIEDSPVVQRRLASGGEVA
- a CDS encoding ABC transporter permease yields the protein MNISETLRLAFRSVKVNKMRSFLTALGIIIGVSAVITLVAIGQGASSSITDQIQGLGSNLLIVTPGQASQGGVRMGAGTLNTLTPEDVNAIAKVRTVSAVAPSVTKQAQLVYRNQNMAASVEGTSADYPRVRTIDLQAGRFFNKYEAQGQANVAIVGANVVENLFGDHSANVIGQKIEIKQIPFTIVGVLASQGGAGMTNNDDKVFVPVTTAMNRLFGLTKVNTIYVSAQSTDAIDQAQADVTSTLRIQHNLSAKEDNDFSITSQAQILNTAQGITGIMTSLLAGIAAISLIVGGIGIMNIMLVSVTERTREIGIRKAIGATRGVILRQFLIESIVLSLAGGIIGILIGVGGSQLIGSITALTTKVTLTPVLFSFFFSMLVGVVFGVYPARKAASLNPIDALRYE